The region GGGGCGGCCTGCGCGGTGAAGACCGTCGAATCCATGTCCGGTATCCGCATGGATCACTACATCGAGGTCGACTTCAGCGGCTTCCAGAAGCTCATCGACGACCTCGACGGTGTTCGGGTGACCACCACCAAGAACATCAAGGACCCCGACAGCCATCTGAACCTGACCGCCGGCACGCACACCCTCGACGGACAGCAGGCGCTCGGCCTCGTCCGCACCCGGCACGGCGTCGGCGACGGCTCCGACCTCGGCCGCATCCAGCTCCAGCAGGCGTTCATCAAGGCCCTGGTCAACCAGGTCAAGCACATCGGCGTGCTGTCCAGCCCCACGAAGCTGTACGACCTCGCCGACACCGCGACCAAGACCGTCACCACCGACTCCGACCTCGGCACGGTCAAGAGCCTCGCGTCCTTCGCCAACGGCCTCAAGGGCATCAGCTCGTCGAACATGAACATGGTGACGATGCCGGTCCAGTACGACAGCGCGGACGTCAACCGCGTCCTCGTCGACAAGGCCAAGGCGCGGCTGGTGTGGACCGCCCTGAAGAACGACCGGACGATCCCGAAGGCGGCCACGAAGGGCACGGCCACGGGCACCGCGAAGGGCGTCGTCAGCTCGTAGCCGAGCCGGTTCGGAGGCCGCGCCGGGGCCCGTACGAGCCCCGTACACAGGCTCGGGAATAGATCGTCCAAGCCCCCGGTTTTGGGGGATGGCGCCAGTCCTGGCAGACTGGTACGTCGGCTCCGGTTCACGCACCCGCATCCCGCGGTGGCGACCCGGCGCCCTCCCGAAACTAGGAGACACCTTGAAGCGCGACATCCACCCCGAGTACGTCGAGACGCAGGTCAGCTGCACCTGTGGCGCGTCGTTCACCACCCGTAGCACGATCTCCAGCGGCTCCATCCGCGCCGAGGTCTGCTCCGAGTGCCACCCGTTCTACACGGGCAAGCAGAAGATCCTCGACACCGGTGGCCGCGTGGCCCGCTTCGAGGCCCGCTTCGGCAAGGCTGCCGCTGCCAAGAAGTAGCGAGCCCACAGCGCCGGTCTTCGGCGTCCCCGGCACGGGGGCGCCGGGACCGGCGCTTTGCGGTGCAGCCCCCACATTCGTCTTACCTACGTCCCTGAGCCCATGATGGAGCTGGGGACAGTCCATTGGAGCCGGAGATGTTCGAGGCGGTCGAGGAACTCATCGGCGAGCACGCCGATCTGGAGAAGAAGCTCGCTGACCCGTCGGTCCACGCCGACCAGGCCAACGCGCGCAAGCTGAACAAGCGCTACGCCGAGCTGACCCCGATCGTCGCGACGTACCGCTCCTGGAAGCAGACCGGGGACGACATCGGCACGGCGAAGGAGTTCGCCGCCGACGACCCCGACTTCGTGGCCGAGGTCAAGGAGCTGGAGAAGCAGCGCGAGGAGCTCACCGAGAAGCTCCGCCTGCTGCTGGTCCCGCGCGACCCCAGCGACGACAAGGACGTCATCCTCGAGATCAAGGCGGGCGCGGGCGGCGACGAGTCGGCCCTGTTCGCCGGCGACCTGCTGCGCATGTACCTGCGCTACGCGGAGCGCGTCGGCTGGAAGACCGAGATCATCGACTCCACCGAGTCCGAGCTCGGCGGCTACAAGGACGTCCAGGTCGCGGTGAAGACCAAGGGCGGCCAGGGTGCCACCGAGCCCGGTCAGGGTGTCTGGGCGCGCCTGAAGTACGAGGGCGGGGTGCACCGCGTGCAGCGGGTGCCCTCGACCGAGTCGCAGGGCCGTATCCACACCTCCGCGGCCGGTGTGCTGGTCACGCCCGAGGCCGAGGAGGTCGACGTCGAGATCCACGCGAACGACCTGCGCATCGACGTCTACCGCTCGTCGGGCCCCGGCGGCCAGTCCGTCAACACGACCGACTCCGCGGTGCGCATCACGCACATTCCGACCGGAGTCGTCGCCTCCTGCCAGAACGAGAAGAGCCAGCTGCAGAACAAGGAGCAGGCGATGCGTATCCTGCGCTCCAGGCTCCTCGCCGCGGCGCAGGAGGAAGCGGAGCGTGAGGCCGCGGACGCCCGCCGCAGCCAGGTCCGCACCGTCGACCGCTCCGAGAAGATCCGTACGTACAACTTCCCGGAGAACCGCATCTCGGACCACCGCGTCGGATTCAAGGCGTACAACTTGGACCAGGTGCTCGACGGGGACCTCGACGCGATGATCCAGGCGTGCGTCGACGCCGACTCGGCCGCGAAGCTCGCGGCCGCGTAAGGCGGAACGGCGGACGGCCGAACGGCGCAACGGCCGGGCGGCCGGACGCAGCTTTGTGAGGCCGTACCTGTAAGCCCTGCTCGTCAAGCCGTACGACAACAGCTCAGCCCCGGAGGACCAGCGTGAACCTGCTGCTCGCGGAAGTGGCCCAGGCCACCCAGCGGCTGGCCGACGCCGGCGTGCCCTCGCCGCGCAACGACGCGGAGGAGCTCGCCGCCTTCGTGCACGGCGTGAAGCGGGGCGAGCTGCACACCGTCAAGGACGTGGACTTCGACGCCCGCTACTGGGAGGTGACCGCGCGCCGCGAGGCCCGCGAGCCGCTCCAGCACATCACCGGACACGCCTACTTCCGCTATCTGGAACTCCAGGTGGGCCCCGGGGTGTTCGTCCCGCGTCCGGAGACGGAGTCCGTCGTCGGCTGGGCCATAGACGCCGTCCGCGCGATGGATGTCGTCGAGCCGCTGATCGTCGACCTGTGCACCGGGTCGGGCGCCATCGCGCTCGCGCTCGCGCAGGAGGTCCCGCGCTCCCGCGTACACGCCGTGGAGCTGTCCGAGGACGCCCTCCAGTGGACGCGCAAGAACGTCGAGGGGTCCAGGGTCGACCTGCGCCAGGGAGACGCCCTGGAGGCCTTCAGGGACCTCGACGGCCAGGTGGACCTGGTGATCTCCAACCCGCCGTACATCCCGCTCACGGAATGGGAGTACGTGGCGCCGGAGGCCCGGGACTACGATCCCGAACTCGCCCTGTTCTCGGGCGAGGACGGACTGGACCTCATCCGTGGCATCGAGCGCACCGCGCACCGGCTGCTGCGCCCCGGCGGTGTCGTCGTCATCGAGCACGCCGACACCCAGGGCGGGCAGGTGCCGTGGATCTTCACCGAGGAGCGGGGCTGGGCCGACGCGGCCGATCACCCGGACCTCAACAACCGGCCGCGGTTCGCGACCGCCCGCAAGGCGATGCCGTGAGCGCGCGCATCGTGACCCCCAGCCAGCAGTACGCGTACGAGGAGGCCCGCTAGATGGCACGGCGATACGACACCAACGACGCGACCGACCGCATCACCGGTCTGCGTGAGGCCGCGTCCGCCGTCCGCCGTGGCGAGCTGGTGGTCCTCCCGACGGACACGGTGTACGGCATCGGCGCCGACGCGTTCACCTCGGAAGCCGTCGCCGACCTTCTTGAGGCCAAGGGCCGGGGCCGCAACATGCCCACCCCTGTCCTCATCGGCTCCCCGAACACCCTGCACGGCCTCGTCACGGACTTCTCCGAGATGGCCTGGGAGCTCGTCGACGCGTTCTGGCCGGGTGCGCTCACCCTTGTCGCCAAGCACCAGCCGTCGCTGCAGTGGGACTTGGGCGACACCCGGGGCACGGTGGCCATCCGTATGCCGCTGCACCCGGTCGCCATCGAACTGCTGACGGAGGTCGGCCCGATGGCCGTCTCCTCCGCGAACCTGACGGGCCACCCGGCGCCGGAGGACTGTGACGCCGCGCAGGAGATGCTGGGCGACTCCGTCTCCGTGTACCTGGACGGCGGTCCGACTCCCGGCAACGTTCCCTCCTCGATCGTCGACGTCACCGGCAAGGTGCCGGTCCTGCTGCGTGCGGGTGCCCTGTCGGCGGAGGAGCTCCGGAAGGTCGTACCCGACCTCGAGGTGGCGAATTGACAGCCCCTGACGCGGGGCGTGGCATAGGCACGGGGATCACGGGGACCAATGGGTCCCCCAGGGGGTCCTTCCGCATCCTCCACGTCAGCACCGGCAACGTGTGCCGCTCGCCGATCACCGAGCGGCTGACCCGCCATGCCCTCGCGGACCGGCTGGGCGATCCCCTGTGGGGCGGACTCATCGTCGAGAGCGCCGGCACCTGGGGGCACGAGGGCGCCCCCATGGAGGCCAACGCCGAGACGGTCCTCGCGGACTTCGGCGCGGACCCCTCCGGCTTCGTCGGCCGCGAGCTCCTCGACGACCACGTCATCAGGGCCGACTTGGTCCTCACCGCGACCCGCGACCACCGCGCCCAGGTCATCTCCATGGGTCACTCCGCGGGCCTGCGCACCTTCACCCTGAAGGAGTTCACCAGGCTGGTCCGCGCCATAGATCCGGCCACGCTCCCTCCCCTGGAGGACGGTGTGGTCGAGCGTGCCCGCGCTCTGGTGCGGGCCGCCGCCGCTCTACGCGGGTGGCTCCTGGCGCCCACGGCGGAGGCGGACGAGGTCTTCGACCCGTACGGCGCGCCCCTGCCGTTCTTCCGCTCGATCGGCGACGAGATCAATGAGGCACTGGATCCGGTGGTGACGGCGCTGACGGGGGTGCGGGCGCGCGCGTAGGTCGGTGTGGGCGTTTTTTCGTGGTGCGCCCGATAGGCCGTAATACCGGGCGTCCCACCGGTCCCGGTTCTACATTGGACGTAGCGCACCCTGCCGAGGCCCGGAGTCCACCATGCCGGTCACACAAACGCTGGAAGCGGATGTTCTGCGTCTGCAGGACCCGGAGCTCGCCGAGATCCTGATGGGGGAGCTGGCGCGGCAGTCGACGACGCTCCAACTGATCGCGGCCGAGAACTTCACGTCGAAGGCGGTGCTGACCGCCCTCGGGTCGCCGCTGGCGAACAAGTACGCCGAGGGGTATCCCGGCGCCCGCCACCACGGCGGCTGCGAGATCGTCGACGTCGCCGAGCGCCTCGCCGTCGAGCGCGCCAAGGCCCTCTTCGGCGCCGAGCACGCCAACGTGCAGTCCCACTCCGGATCCTCGGCCGTCCTCGCCACGTACGCCGCCCTGCTGCGGCCGGGGGACACGGTCCTGGCCATGGGCCTGCCGTTCGGTGGCCACCTCACGCACGGGTCGCCCGCGAACTTCTCCGGCCGCTGGTTCGACTTCGTCGGGTACGGGGTGGAGGCGGAGAGCGGGCTCATCGACTACGAGCAGGTGCGCGCGCTGGCCCGTACGCACCGGCCG is a window of Streptomyces sp. NBC_00271 DNA encoding:
- a CDS encoding arsenate reductase/protein-tyrosine-phosphatase family protein, which encodes MTAPDAGRGIGTGITGTNGSPRGSFRILHVSTGNVCRSPITERLTRHALADRLGDPLWGGLIVESAGTWGHEGAPMEANAETVLADFGADPSGFVGRELLDDHVIRADLVLTATRDHRAQVISMGHSAGLRTFTLKEFTRLVRAIDPATLPPLEDGVVERARALVRAAAALRGWLLAPTAEADEVFDPYGAPLPFFRSIGDEINEALDPVVTALTGVRARA
- the prfA gene encoding peptide chain release factor 1; this encodes MFEAVEELIGEHADLEKKLADPSVHADQANARKLNKRYAELTPIVATYRSWKQTGDDIGTAKEFAADDPDFVAEVKELEKQREELTEKLRLLLVPRDPSDDKDVILEIKAGAGGDESALFAGDLLRMYLRYAERVGWKTEIIDSTESELGGYKDVQVAVKTKGGQGATEPGQGVWARLKYEGGVHRVQRVPSTESQGRIHTSAAGVLVTPEAEEVDVEIHANDLRIDVYRSSGPGGQSVNTTDSAVRITHIPTGVVASCQNEKSQLQNKEQAMRILRSRLLAAAQEEAEREAADARRSQVRTVDRSEKIRTYNFPENRISDHRVGFKAYNLDQVLDGDLDAMIQACVDADSAAKLAAA
- a CDS encoding L-threonylcarbamoyladenylate synthase; the encoded protein is MARRYDTNDATDRITGLREAASAVRRGELVVLPTDTVYGIGADAFTSEAVADLLEAKGRGRNMPTPVLIGSPNTLHGLVTDFSEMAWELVDAFWPGALTLVAKHQPSLQWDLGDTRGTVAIRMPLHPVAIELLTEVGPMAVSSANLTGHPAPEDCDAAQEMLGDSVSVYLDGGPTPGNVPSSIVDVTGKVPVLLRAGALSAEELRKVVPDLEVAN
- the rpmE gene encoding 50S ribosomal protein L31, with protein sequence MKRDIHPEYVETQVSCTCGASFTTRSTISSGSIRAEVCSECHPFYTGKQKILDTGGRVARFEARFGKAAAAKK
- the prmC gene encoding peptide chain release factor N(5)-glutamine methyltransferase, giving the protein MNLLLAEVAQATQRLADAGVPSPRNDAEELAAFVHGVKRGELHTVKDVDFDARYWEVTARREAREPLQHITGHAYFRYLELQVGPGVFVPRPETESVVGWAIDAVRAMDVVEPLIVDLCTGSGAIALALAQEVPRSRVHAVELSEDALQWTRKNVEGSRVDLRQGDALEAFRDLDGQVDLVISNPPYIPLTEWEYVAPEARDYDPELALFSGEDGLDLIRGIERTAHRLLRPGGVVVIEHADTQGGQVPWIFTEERGWADAADHPDLNNRPRFATARKAMP
- a CDS encoding LCP family protein, which gives rise to MPAESMPEPGTPGDPGTSAPRRRAKGSRRKPRGTRSKALLITAWTAAGIVVLGGTGAGYLYFKLNGNIKTVDINQALGNDRPLKVDNGSENILVLGSDTRSGSNKKLGGGTDDGSARSDTAMIVHIYEGHKKASVVSIPRDTLVPRPSCTDAKGVTHDAATGVMFNSAYSTGGAACAVKTVESMSGIRMDHYIEVDFSGFQKLIDDLDGVRVTTTKNIKDPDSHLNLTAGTHTLDGQQALGLVRTRHGVGDGSDLGRIQLQQAFIKALVNQVKHIGVLSSPTKLYDLADTATKTVTTDSDLGTVKSLASFANGLKGISSSNMNMVTMPVQYDSADVNRVLVDKAKARLVWTALKNDRTIPKAATKGTATGTAKGVVSS